The following is a genomic window from Lysinibacillus sp. G4S2.
GCTTATTAGCAATGCCAATTAGTGATTTTATTATTTCGTCTGAAAAGGTTGCGCATGTACAGAGTGGAAATAATGCGGAACATGCCCTCCTAGTACTTACACGTACAGGGTATTCGTCGATACCTGTTTTAGATTTGAAATATCGACTTCAAGGTTTACTAAGCATGAAAATGATTACTGAATCCATTCTTGGACTAGAGCATATTGAATATGAAAAGCTACCCGATATTAAAGTGGATACAATAATGGATAAAGATATCGCTGTATTAAAGTTGACGGATACTTTTCAGCGAGCGCTTGACTTAGTTATTAATCACGCCTTTTTATGTGTTGTGGACGAAGAAGGAACATTTGCGGGAATATTAACGAGACGTGTTATTTTAAAGCAATTGAAAAAATATATTTATCAAAAAGAGTAGTAGTTTAAGAGGGGACTCAGATGAAAATCATGAGGCCCTCTTTGCTTGTATC
Proteins encoded in this region:
- the cbpB gene encoding cyclic-di-AMP-binding protein CbpB, producing the protein MISTNSKGLLAMPISDFIISSEKVAHVQSGNNAEHALLVLTRTGYSSIPVLDLKYRLQGLLSMKMITESILGLEHIEYEKLPDIKVDTIMDKDIAVLKLTDTFQRALDLVINHAFLCVVDEEGTFAGILTRRVILKQLKKYIYQKE